A window from Planococcus maritimus encodes these proteins:
- a CDS encoding CynX/NimT family MFS transporter, which yields MRKVGKKSALASVIFAILLVSLNLRPAISSIGPMLEPIRTDLSLSNGQVSLLTAVPVLCMGLFAPFAIVFNRRFGFKRSIGFLLVIIGLFTLGRGFWPSYFNLLLSSFFIGIAIAIIGPMLSAMIKRDFPNRTASLIGVYSFGMGLGATLAAGFTSVVYSAYGWPAGLAIWSGLALAALIVWLRTTEPKSDMDDGQVVPESTLIIARSPWKSLKAWYMLLFFGFQSAFFFSMLTWLAPIAIDKGLSVLAAGAVVTVMTAVQIVCNISIPLLFSRYPNRFHWVLAVLSFGTAGILLLMFAGTWSVWLAAALIGVALGGLFPIALLLPLDATDSADEANSWAAMTQSGGYLISAFMPFIIGVVYDHTGNHDISLWLFLSFVFFMILFAYLLNRKA from the coding sequence ATGAGGAAAGTTGGAAAAAAATCAGCTTTAGCAAGCGTCATTTTTGCCATTCTTTTAGTATCGCTTAATTTAAGGCCTGCCATTTCTTCGATCGGCCCTATGCTCGAGCCGATTCGAACGGATTTGTCATTAAGCAATGGACAAGTCAGTTTATTGACCGCTGTTCCAGTTCTTTGTATGGGATTGTTCGCGCCATTTGCGATCGTTTTTAATCGCCGCTTTGGCTTTAAGCGTTCCATCGGGTTTTTATTGGTTATCATTGGCTTGTTTACTTTAGGCCGAGGCTTCTGGCCCAGCTATTTTAATTTATTGCTTAGCTCGTTTTTTATCGGCATCGCTATTGCCATTATTGGGCCGATGCTCTCCGCCATGATTAAACGGGATTTTCCGAACCGGACAGCTTCCTTGATTGGCGTCTATTCATTTGGTATGGGACTCGGTGCAACACTTGCGGCAGGGTTCACGAGTGTCGTTTATTCGGCGTATGGTTGGCCGGCTGGACTTGCGATTTGGTCGGGCCTGGCACTTGCTGCTCTCATCGTTTGGCTAAGAACGACTGAACCGAAGTCAGATATGGACGACGGGCAAGTGGTGCCGGAAAGCACATTGATAATCGCAAGAAGCCCGTGGAAAAGCTTGAAAGCATGGTATATGTTGTTGTTTTTCGGCTTCCAATCTGCTTTCTTTTTCTCGATGTTGACTTGGCTTGCGCCAATCGCGATCGACAAAGGCTTAAGCGTCCTTGCGGCGGGTGCAGTCGTTACTGTTATGACCGCTGTGCAAATCGTCTGCAATATTTCCATTCCGCTTCTTTTCAGCCGGTACCCGAATCGCTTCCATTGGGTATTGGCAGTGCTGTCATTCGGAACCGCCGGCATTTTATTGCTGATGTTTGCCGGGACTTGGTCGGTATGGCTGGCGGCAGCGTTGATTGGCGTGGCGCTCGGTGGTTTGTTTCCGATTGCCTTGTTATTGCCGCTTGATGCGACAGATTCGGCTGATGAAGCGAATAGCTGGGCTGCGATGACACAATCCGGTGGCTATTTGATCTCAGCATTTATGCCTTTTATTATCGGCGTAGTATATGACCATACAGGCAACCACGACATTAGCTTATGGCTGTTCTTGTCATTTGTGTTCTTTATGATTCTCTTTGCTTATTTGCTCAATAGAAAAGCTTGA
- a CDS encoding AI-2E family transporter, translating into MPPDDNRPPFFATNYIRFLGGRNSLFTLLMLILIGLVVFIFREVSFIFNPLNVFMKTVVLPVVLALILYYLLRPVLRLLERFKVPHIWGILIIFLGGIGLLTLLSVLVFPFLRDQFQNLLEEFPDYFMRLLNNIDQFLRNSIFGNYYRDSSFNIEELIATLPTSIADTLQATVTGIITRVTSWISTITGVILSIVIVPFILFYLLKDGDKLPDYFLKLLPPRFREDTKEVLHEADKQLGAYIQGQLIVAFCIGVMVYIGFLIIGMDYALLLGALAMVTSVVPYIGPAIAITPAAIIALVTSPFMLVKLAIVWTVVQLVEGNLISPQVMGKTMYIHPVTIIFVLLTAGSLFGIVGVILGIPMYALLRVIISHLYKLFKRRYNRYETNLDKQYDYTEL; encoded by the coding sequence ATGCCGCCAGATGACAATAGACCGCCATTTTTCGCCACCAACTATATTCGCTTTCTTGGTGGGCGCAATTCACTATTTACTTTACTCATGTTGATTTTGATCGGGTTGGTCGTGTTCATCTTCCGGGAAGTGTCTTTCATTTTCAATCCGCTTAATGTTTTCATGAAAACGGTCGTCTTGCCAGTCGTCCTGGCGCTTATTCTGTATTATCTCTTGCGTCCAGTGCTGCGCTTATTGGAGCGATTCAAAGTTCCGCATATCTGGGGCATATTGATTATCTTCCTCGGAGGAATCGGCCTTTTGACGTTGTTGAGCGTTCTGGTGTTTCCATTTTTAAGGGATCAGTTCCAGAACTTGCTTGAAGAGTTTCCAGACTATTTTATGCGTTTATTGAACAATATCGATCAGTTCTTGCGCAATTCCATTTTCGGCAATTATTACAGGGATTCAAGTTTCAATATCGAAGAGTTGATCGCTACTTTGCCAACAAGTATCGCTGATACACTTCAAGCTACCGTGACAGGCATCATTACGCGCGTCACCAGCTGGATTTCGACCATTACAGGGGTCATCCTGTCGATTGTCATCGTCCCGTTCATCCTGTTTTATCTCTTGAAGGACGGCGATAAGCTTCCGGATTATTTCCTGAAGCTATTGCCTCCGCGCTTCCGTGAAGACACGAAAGAAGTGCTTCATGAAGCGGATAAGCAATTGGGGGCTTATATTCAAGGCCAATTGATCGTCGCATTTTGCATCGGCGTGATGGTCTATATCGGCTTTTTGATCATCGGCATGGATTATGCGCTACTGCTTGGCGCGCTCGCGATGGTAACAAGTGTCGTGCCATACATTGGTCCAGCGATTGCCATTACGCCTGCTGCGATCATTGCGCTTGTGACGTCTCCATTCATGCTAGTGAAACTGGCAATCGTCTGGACTGTCGTGCAGCTGGTGGAAGGCAATTTGATTTCGCCGCAAGTGATGGGCAAGACGATGTATATCCATCCGGTCACCATCATTTTTGTGTTGCTGACTGCTGGATCGCTGTTTGGCATTGTCGGGGTCATTTTAGGAATCCCGATGTATGCTTTATTACGGGTTATTATCAGCCATTTGTACAAGCTGTTCAAAAGACGTTACAATCGCTATGAGACCAACTTGGACAAACAATACGACTATACTGAACTTTAA
- the msrA gene encoding peptide-methionine (S)-S-oxide reductase MsrA, giving the protein MIEKATFAGGCFWCMVKPFDQFDGIESVVSGYTGGHLTNPSYEQVKSGDSGHLEAVEISFDSAVFPYEQLLEIFWQQIDPTDNDGQFQDRGASYRPAIFVHNDEQRELALASRKQLDESGRFNKPVITEIQPAEPFYPAEDYHQDFYLKNPEHYAQDRAESGRDEFLDTAWKKADA; this is encoded by the coding sequence ATGATTGAAAAAGCAACATTCGCTGGCGGCTGTTTTTGGTGCATGGTCAAACCATTTGACCAATTTGACGGCATTGAATCCGTAGTTTCCGGATATACCGGTGGTCATTTGACAAACCCATCCTACGAGCAAGTAAAAAGCGGCGATTCAGGCCATTTAGAGGCAGTTGAAATTAGCTTTGATTCTGCTGTTTTCCCGTACGAACAATTACTGGAAATCTTTTGGCAGCAAATTGATCCAACCGACAACGACGGACAATTCCAAGACCGTGGTGCTTCCTACCGACCGGCGATCTTTGTCCACAATGATGAGCAACGGGAATTAGCGCTTGCTTCAAGAAAACAGCTTGATGAAAGCGGACGCTTCAACAAACCAGTCATCACCGAGATCCAGCCGGCCGAGCCTTTTTATCCGGCAGAAGACTATCACCAGGATTTTTATTTAAAAAACCCGGAACATTACGCACAAGACCGCGCCGAAAGCGGACGCGACGAATTTTTAGATACTGCCTGGAAGAAAGCCGACGCTTAA
- a CDS encoding LCP family protein, translating into MEPQYETRQARKRRKFRPAGKLFLLLILLLIGTGIYFFIQYQQGQDIAGETEIEPEPFEGDENNSGYQNILVLGVDSRGEAQSRTDTMMMVTHDRENNEVKITSFMRDIYADIPGYQSYKLNTAYYLGGVDLLASTLRDMFGVEIHNYALVDFQSFETLVDIAAPNGVEIDVEREMSEKIGVTLSPGVQELNGQELLGYARFRSDNEGDFGRVRRQQQVIAALKDELISVSSIPKLPKLAGAAQAYVQTDMPLVDQIKLATQLGTGGSGEIERLTIPVEGGYSYANYPQAGSVLEIDIEQNRRALEQFLSQPLN; encoded by the coding sequence ATGGAACCACAATACGAAACACGACAAGCCAGAAAACGAAGAAAATTCCGCCCGGCAGGCAAACTTTTCTTATTATTGATCTTATTATTGATCGGGACGGGAATTTACTTTTTCATTCAATACCAACAAGGACAAGACATAGCCGGAGAAACTGAGATCGAACCGGAACCATTTGAAGGGGATGAAAACAATAGCGGATACCAGAATATCCTCGTGCTTGGTGTGGATTCACGCGGGGAAGCGCAATCTCGGACAGATACGATGATGATGGTCACCCATGACCGCGAAAATAATGAAGTAAAAATCACATCGTTCATGCGTGACATTTATGCAGATATTCCAGGCTACCAATCTTATAAACTAAATACAGCTTATTATTTAGGGGGCGTCGATTTACTGGCTTCTACCTTACGTGACATGTTCGGAGTCGAGATCCATAATTATGCGCTCGTCGACTTCCAGAGTTTTGAAACACTTGTCGACATCGCTGCGCCGAACGGTGTGGAAATTGATGTCGAAAGAGAAATGTCCGAAAAGATCGGCGTCACATTATCGCCTGGCGTACAGGAATTAAACGGCCAGGAATTGCTCGGATATGCGCGCTTCCGCTCAGACAATGAAGGCGATTTCGGGCGTGTAAGGCGCCAGCAGCAAGTTATCGCCGCATTAAAAGACGAATTGATCAGCGTTTCATCGATTCCGAAACTTCCAAAGCTCGCAGGAGCAGCACAGGCTTATGTGCAGACCGATATGCCTTTGGTAGACCAAATTAAACTGGCGACACAACTTGGCACTGGAGGCAGCGGCGAAATCGAGCGCTTGACGATCCCAGTAGAAGGCGGATATAGCTATGCCAATTATCCGCAGGCAGGTTCCGTCCTAGAAATCGACATCGAGCAAAACCGCCGTGCGCTGGAACAATTTTTGTCCCAGCCACTCAACTAA
- a CDS encoding sporulation protein, with protein MKFKDFLSSIGIGSVKVDTVVERPHLEEGETLNGTVYLDGGSGDQEIDYIELQVIRLVEDYREDSDFDFYETPVAKQSLEFAGSVKSKNTVMQQFEIVPDERWELENTNAKLILRTIVHVKNGVNVQDEDEITYGKIDS; from the coding sequence ATGAAATTCAAAGACTTTTTATCTTCGATCGGCATCGGGTCGGTCAAAGTAGACACGGTAGTGGAGAGGCCGCATCTTGAAGAAGGCGAAACCTTGAACGGTACGGTCTATTTGGACGGCGGGAGCGGCGATCAGGAAATCGATTATATCGAATTGCAAGTGATTCGGTTGGTGGAAGATTACCGGGAGGACAGCGATTTCGATTTTTATGAAACGCCTGTCGCCAAGCAGAGCTTGGAATTTGCAGGTTCCGTCAAATCGAAAAACACCGTTATGCAGCAATTTGAGATTGTGCCAGATGAGCGTTGGGAGCTAGAGAATACCAATGCGAAATTGATTTTGCGTACTATTGTTCACGTGAAAAACGGCGTCAACGTACAGGACGAAGACGAAATCACTTATGGCAAAATCGATAGCTGA